The nucleotide window acacttAGGTCtaaccagtctgaagccaaaaaCTTTAGAATTCATCTAGTCTATCCTGGTGTATCACAGGTTTCCAGGCacatgaaccattatctgcttcctcccggtttacatacacagagagctgtactgaaagcagagtagccagggctcgcACTGACGCTGTTTTGAGATGGAGGCATCCCATACATCATAGCACAAAAGTCATCCTACCATACTTGAAAATTTCCCATGGTAAAAAGGATCATGTTTGAACATTGGGAAACCTCATGgtacaatttaatatattaatgtattaaggagaaaaaccatattttttatttttttatttttttttaacaggctgagagagacagagagaaaagtcttcctttgccattggttcaccctccaatggccaccgcggctggcacactgcactgatccaaagccaggagccaggtgcttctcctggtctcccttgcaggtgcagggcccaagtacttgggccatcctccactgtactcctggcccacagcagagagatggcctggaagaagggcaaccaggatagaatctggcaccccaaccaggactagaacccagtgtgccagcactgcaggaggagaattagcctattgagccacagcaccagccaggagAAAGACCATATAATGGTCATAAATAAGTACCTCATACTGATTTTATCAAAATCTAGTACCACTTGAATAACAAGTAACTTCATTCCCTTTATATGAGTATGCCAGGAGAAACAGTTACATGTGATTCAGTGACAtgattgcttttttctcatttcagtggtcATGAAAAGGGATGACCTGATTAGGATCAAccaggaaagtcaggacaaaaatctgaatcaagattttatgaaaaataacaagacatcagctctcaagagagttgaattaagaaaaaccaTTAGTTTAAATTCAAGCCATATTCCAACACTGATTGTTAAAAAGGGAACCTATTCACGATTGAAGCCCGAGGAATTCACGAGATGTCACACTGTGTATCTCTACAGTGGACCTGATCAACTACAGGATGGAGACAAATTTGATAACACTAAGATACCTGGAAAttctctccagttctgtgagcctTTTGGTCAGCATGACAAGATTCACAtcatgaagcagccatttggaaccACTGCACAAGCAAAATTCTTCACAAGAAAGATGCTCTGTAAATCTGAGAGGGTTCATATGGCAGAAAACTGTAATAAATCAACTGTCACTTTTGGAAAAGTaactcaaatagaaaaagctatCCATGAAAATCCTAGCCTCAATATGTATCAACAAACTCACAcaggaaagaaattttataagtacattagCTATGTTGAACCTGTCATTCACCAATCACATCTTGCAATAAATCAGAGACTAAATACAAGGGGAAAATTCTCTACATGTAAACCTTGTGAAAATTCACTCAGTTTTAattcaccttatgaatgtaatggacacaagtcagacctcatcatacaccagcaaattcacacaggagagaaacctcataaatgtaatgactgtggaaaagcctttggacgaaagtcacacctcatcatacaccagcgaattcacacaggggagaaacctcataaatgtaatgactgtggaaaagcctttggacgaaagtcacacctcattatacaccagagaattcacacaggggagaaacctcataaatgtaatgactgtggaaaagcctttgggcACAAGTCATACCTCCTCATACAtaagcgaattcacacaggggagaaaccccatgaatgtaatgactgtggaaaagcctttggacacaagtcaatcctcatgaaacatcagcaaattcacacaggagagaaacctcataaatgtaatgactgtggaaaagcctttggacgaaagtcacacctcatcatacaccagagaattcacacaggagagaaacctcataaatgtaatgactgtggaaaagcctttggacacaagtcagtcCTCGTcacacaccagagaattcacatggggcagaaacctcataaatgtaatgactgtggaaaagtctTTGGgcaaaagtcacacctcatcatacaccagcaaattcacacaggtgagaaacctcataaatgtaatgactgtggaaaagcctttggacacaagtcatacctcctcatacatcagcgaattcacacaggggagaaaccttataaatgtaatgactgtggaaaagcctttggacgaaagtcatacctcatcatacaccagcgaattcacacaggggagaaacctcataaatgtaatgactgtggaaaagcctttggacacaagtcaaacctcatgaaacatcagcgaattcacacaggggagaaacctcataaatgtaatgactgttgaaaagcctttggacgaaagtcagtcctcatgaaacatcagcaaattcacacaggggagaaacctcataaatgtaatgactggaaaagcctttggGCAAATGtcagacctcatgaaacatcagcaaattcacacaggagagaaaccctatgaatgtaatgactatgGAAAAGCTTTTGGCCATAAGTCAggcctcatgaaacatcagcaaattcacacaaggcagaaacctcatgaatgtaatgactatggaaaagactttttatgaaagtcacacctcataccacacaagaattcacacaggggagaaaccccatgAATGTAATGAGCGGGGGAAagcatttggacaaaagtcagtctttaggaaacatcagagaatacacaggggagaaacctcatgaatgtaatgactttgaaaaagcctttggacaaaagacAAACCTCATATCAtagcagagaattcacacaggataGAAAACTCATGATTGTAataactgtggaaaagcatttagCCATAAGTCAACCTTCAtcatgcatcagagaattcacactgggcagaaaccttatgaatgtaatgactggcaaagcctttggacaaaagtcaaacctcataatgcaccagagaatgCACACAGTGTTGAAACTTCATGAGTGTCATGACTATGGGAAAACTTTTGGTCTTAAGTTCCAACTCCAACTGCATCAGAGGATTCACACAGGGCAATAACACTATAAATGTAAtggctgtggaaaagcctttttctataaattatacctcatatcaaaacataattcacacagggaagaaaccttatgaatctaatgagtgtgggaaagccttttgttACAAATCATAGCTCATATCACagcagagaattcacactggggagaaacttcatgaatgcaatgactgtagaaaagcccttggcaataagtcacatctcagaatgcgtcagaaaattcacatgaagAGAAACCTTTTGGACATAATGACTTGGAAAGCTTTTTCCCATAATGCAGTCCTCATTGCACATCATCTAATTCATATGGGGGAAAACACTTTGGATCTAATGCAtatggaaaagcctttatccatAAGTTAACACCTcataaaacatcagaattcaCATGGGGGAGAAACCTTCTGAATGGAATGAGTGTTGGAAAACTCTGCCATTATCACACAATATAACATCAGAAAATTTATTACATAATAGAAATCTTGTAATAAGTGTGGGAAACCCTTTTGTCAGAAGTAATACCTCATAACACATGTAGTTCAAACAAGGGAGAGAACTTTTTCCAAAATCAACATAACCATGTGACAGAGCCTTTTGCTGGAAATTACATCCCATACAATAGGTACTCCCATAAGGAAGAAagattgggaccagtgctgtggcacagtaggttaaagccctggcctgaagcactggcataccatgtgggcactggttctagtcctggctgctcctcttctgatccagctctctgctatggcctgggaaagcagtagaagatggccctgcacccacatgggagacacaaaagaagctcctggctactggcttctgattgctacagctccagccattgcatccatctggggagtgaaccagcaaatgaaagacctctctctctctctacctctctctgtaactctgtctttcaaataaataaagtaaattgttaaaaaagaaagaaaggttagAAATATTAGTGTGAGAAAAAGCCATTTGTCAGAAATTGATCACTATACATCAGAATTCACACAAAGGGTTTCTTTggagtgtaatgaatgtggaagtaTATTTTCATGGTATTCAGGCTGTCATAAATATGCAACTCAAAAAAGGTGATATCCTTCAAGTGCAGTAGATATGAAAAACCATGACCAGAAATTAAACAGGCTcgcaccatggtgcagtaagataatccagttctagtcccagctgctgcttttccaatccagctctctgctgtggtctaggaaagcagtggaagatggccaaagtgcttgggcccctgtacccatgtggagaccaggaataagctcctggctcctggctttggatcagggcagctctggccattgtggccatctggggagtgaaccaacagaaggaagacctttatctctgtctctcccactgtctgtaactctacctatcaaattaatTAAACATCAACGAACGCCACAGAATTCATAcagcaaaatgtcaatttaatgaatgtgaaaaaatTGTTCTGCCATTAATCAATTCACATGAAGAGactcagaaatgagaaaacatacaTGCATAGAAAAGTTATATACCATACCTCATCTCTCAATGGTTACCTGAcaactcacagaaagaaaaaatcctaTGACTGTATTGTAATGGGAAATACCTTTATTATTAGGCAAACTGCCACAAAACATAGcaagattacagagagaagtcCCTGAAgtataatttgtttgaaagaattcttTGGTGGAATCACACCTTAGTAAGTATTGGAGCAGTTTTCATGATGAATTGTGACAGAGAGTGGTTAACCgttcttcagaaattttttctCTTATACAACCTGTAGTTTTGGTTTCTCATTATTGTGAGTGGGATCAAGTATATGAACTGAACTGTACTCTCTTATGtaaattttgttaataaatatCTAAAAGTTGAGTAACAGTTGTTGCAACAGTTATTTGGAACACCATCTTCATCAATTACAAAGTTATTTGTTTTATGGATGCTTTGTTGGCCACCCAGGATTCTTTCCCCACATTATTGTGCAAACCAGTGATGTGACCATAGGCATTTCAAGTGACATATGTTCCAGCTATAATGGGTACTCCAGCCCTGGAAAATAAGTGTTGTGTGCAGCACAAGGGAATGAGTTTGTGGTGACCTATATACCCATGAGAAATTTCAACTTATCTGTGTGCACATCTGGATTAGACTCCACTACCCAAGGTCTATTTGAATATGCAAGTAGATGTTATCCCACACATCACCCTCATTCTTTAAAGGGACAATCTGAAACCCTATAAGTTGCAACACTTATCTGAATTTTCCTGTATTACTGAATGCATAATGCCTTTTTCATTCATGATCCCCCTTTTCCACTCTACTTCATTCAATTCCTAATTGCCTTGAAAAGACATGGAATGAAGTCTATCCAGGTGGTACCCATTGCAACAGAGAAGCAGGAGCATAAATGTagtacactttttttaaaagatttatttatttatttatttgaaagtcagagttaaacagaaagaggagaggcagagagagatcttccatccaatggttcactccccaattggccacaacagccgcaactgtgctgatccaaagccaggagcttctccagatttcccatgtaggtgcaggggcccaagcactttggccttctactatttcccaggccatagctgagatctggattggaagtggagcagctaggtctcaaccagtgcccatatgtgaagctggcacttcaggccagggcattaacctgctgtgcaacagcactggcccctgtagtacACTTGTATTAATTTAACTTTACTATAATTTTTATAACCTTTTTTATTGTATTACTCCCTGCTCCTACAGGTGGCCCtcatttttgttgaaaatgtgtttttatccCTTCCAATTTACAAAGTCCTTACTTGATTTACATAAATCTGATTTACATTCAGTTAATTCCTCAAGATACCCTCAGGAGGAACACTTTACCTAGGTTGCATGGCCATCCCTTGATAACAGGGCTACAAATGCTAGGATGCATCTAGCTTCAGTAGCTCTTTTATTTCCCATCTAGATAATAGCTGTGCAAGTAATCCATTCCACCTCCATTAGAAATAGCTCTTCATCTCTGTTTAAGTCCTCACAGCTTCTTACAAGTGTTTATCAAATTAAATCTTATAAACagatttaatagaaaatgaatggtGTGGCTGCTGGTAGTTTCAGTGAGGTTGTATGATTTGGTGGACTGCTGTTTTGTCTGGGTTATCTTTCATATTACTTAGAACTAATTTTTCACAATATTGCTTGCCTGAGCACTTTTTCTAGGGTCCCAGCTAAACAGGTGTTTTGAAGACTcgatttactgttaattctcatggtacaactcattaaggacagaagtcccacatggggagcacagATCATTATGTGGTCCTTGGACAGAGCAAATATTATACCCATTTGATTTAGTACTCAGGCACTGGGCTCCATTGACAGATAAGAGCTCAGCTGAACAGAATATAACTcccttccaattaaaaaaaaaaaaaaggagaagatttaccatgccaaacctgggtgtgtcacctcaggcATACCCTTTACCCTTGAGAACTgaacaaagctctctggccatacccactacaagcctctagagattcactgaaagcagaatgTCCATTTATCTATagtcatagtacaatgataaaaactaccacagcaggaaaaaaaaaaaaaaaaaaggcgagtatctccacaaatgccgaacAAATGCaagaatccaagaaacaagagtaaggaaaacatcatgatgctcctaaaagaacatgacacttcaatattagaatataaagatgataagatagaagaaatgcaagaaatagaactcaaaaatttgatcataagattacatagaagtaatcaaaagcaaatgcacaaactactgaaatccatgaaggACGTGAAAGAAAATTTGTTATGGCAAGGatgttttctgatcatgtctatttgaagttctgtgtgcttcctatacttggacatctctctctttttctgctagtatttcactaaaaatgccttctaatgatgtctctctccatgccttcaggaattcctagaacccaaatgttggtttgttttttttttttttaatagtttcctgtagattcccaacagtgtttttagatttctaatttccacttcttgtctttggtttgactgtatgctttcctgtgctctgtctactaagtcagatattctctctGCTACCTcattgattctatttttaaggctctctactgcatttttttatttgttctattgaattcttcatttcactttgatttctctttaatatctcaatttcatgtccTACTGAATTCATGTTATCTTGATCCCTCCttataatttcaatttcatgggagaaattttcttttgtgtccttcatggatttcagtagtttgtgcattttcttttgattacttctatgtaatcttatgatcaaatttttgagctctatttcttacatttcttctatcATCATgttcataatctagtattgaagtgtcatgttcttttgggagtgtcatgatgtcttccttatttttgtttctcatatttttgcatttgtttagcatttttaagatactcattggtttcttatttttttttccactgctatggcttttatctttgtactatgactctgtagataagtgtaCTGTCTACTTTcactgaatctctagaggcttgtaatgggtatggccagagagctctgttcagtctcCAGGATTAAGGATGTGCCTAAGGTGACATACCCAAGTTTGGCATGTTAaatcttctgtctctctttttttttttaatttctatttttttttttgacaggcagagtggacagtgagagagagacagaaaggtcttccttttgccgttggttcaccctccaatggccgccgtggtaggcacgctgcgaccggcgcactgcgctgatcctatggcaggagccaggtgcttatcctggtctcccatggggtgcagggcccaagtacttgggccgtcctccactgcactccctggccacagcagagagctggcctagaagaggggcaactgggacaggatcggtgccccgatcgggactagaacctggtgtgccagcgccgcaaggtggaggattagcctagtgagccacggcaccggccctgtctcttttttttttaatcagtagaATATTCTGCCCAGCTGGACTCTTCTCCTCAATGGAAACCAATGCCTGagtactagccccagtgggtgtaatattcatctgctctgtccaaagaaccacacaaaggatctgtgtagtcctcagtgtaagttcagattctccagcaatgtctcatcaggtaaccaggaacccccAACTTGTGGCATCTCAAACCGAGAGTGCTCAAAGTCCTAGCCACACTGCGAGTctccccacacaccctcagttttttattttttcacagtcctgctttggaagcttcacacagtcacaagttcCTAGTTCCCTGTTTTTCTCCCCAtgagagtcaggagtctccactcagctgttACCAGGTGCAAACACaagttggcacagctgttatgtatgtccaaagtgGCTCCTGCTCTATCAGCTTGCACACATTTGTGAGATGATTGGAGAGATAAATGTGTCTGTATTGTCCCTTTTTTCCtcccctctagtttggctggcacACTTTCCCCCACGGAGATTTaaacctcattccctctaggttcctgccactttttttgccagtggctcgGGCTATTGTGGTCTTGTCTCACCTCACCTTCCAgttctggtgcataggctctcagtTGTTGGAGTCATGATCCATGGGCACCATGCCACCCATGGGGGTCCACCAAGTCCCTCTAATGTCagtagtttcctctgccattttttccctaactcttccctgagactactctatctccacttttttaaaactatcttttcctgggcaagaacagtaagctccctccctactccgccatCCAATTATTAGCCCATCTCTATATGATTATGACTGTTTCTGCCAAATTACTAATTTATACaccatataatcaaaattaaatgccttccatggaatgcatatttattttatcatttactaCTGTCACCTGAATGTGTAATGAGTAACCTGATTTGTGACAGTCCTAACATAGGGAAATGATGGGCACCATGGTTTGGTTTATAATTGTGTGGTCATCAACTCACTCTAAATGCTGGAAGTCCCAGCAACTGTTATGTGTATAGAATTTGAGTacattgcagtgccagcaccatcatggtcatcagcataggatacATTCTTAATGTTTCTAGATGCTCCTGGAActgtaaattattttctgattgtgtaaaattttccaaactacaagtctgtatcatactgtaatttttccagtttattctggactgttttttcaccaaatactcatccacatatttgttttttaattatggcTCACATTAAAATACACATTGTTACTAAGGGCAAAGCAAAGTTTTAACTTCCATGTGCATcaggtttctattttttattttgtctttcattaatTTCATCTGAGTATGTCAATATCCACATGGAAACCAATATTAGCACTGCCAAGGTGTGATGATTCTTTGGGGCACTTACATTTTAATGTCATGAATGCACTAAATAATGTTCAAGTTGTCTTAGCAACCTCCATCTTTATGGactatcaaataattttagaatgttacattcttttttttttttttggacaggcagagtggatagagagagagagagagacagagagaaaggtcttcctttgccgttggttcacccccagtggcaGCTTTGGCCAATGCACCAcattgatctgaaaccaggagccaggtgcttctcctggtctcccatgtgggtgcagggcccaaggacttgggccatcctccactgccttcccaggccacagcagagagctggactggaagaggggcaaccgggacagaatccagcaccctgaccaggactagaacccggggtgccggcaccacaggtggaggattagcctagtaagccatggcaccagctgaaTGCTACATTCTTTTACACTTTCAATGACACTTTCTTatagcttctttatttttatagaatcaaaattgtcattctctttaaaatttccatgCATTAGATTGATACAATTTtatcttggttttaaaattactgaattaaATGGCATAAGCTTTCTTTGATTTAAGAGAGcacaaattttctgtatttaaatgtgtatttagggctatttttattaatgtatgtTACATCTCCTTGTAACCTTGTTTCTGCTTCTACTAAATTTACCATTTGTACACACAACTGTCAATATACaacatatattgaaatgaatatttctctattttcctatttttcatgttgatttaaatttattattaccaCCTTAATAAATAGTCAATAACCTAATTTGTGCCAATTCTAGTGCATGGAACTGCAGGCTACCATGATTTATTTGATCATTGTAAGGCCATCAACTATCTAAATTCTGGAAGatatccaaattttattttcatagtatTTGAGAACAATTTAGGGCCAGTTCCATCACTCATTAGCAGGAGATTTCATTCTTAGCCTTACAGACATTCATGGAACTTAAAATTAacctttaattatgaaaatttaagttaatttttaaattcactggaGTCACTCTTTTGCACAAATATTTTAGTCTAGGCCAATCATAAGCCTGTGAATCTGTGGCCATGGAGATTTAACTTTTATTATAAGATCATCATCACTCCCAACATTCTATAAGTTGCCCTGGAAACTGtcaggtacacagtgtctcagggtcattttgttggacctctcagttgcagagatgcccacttgcttgggaggacgcccaaagatccagactccagaccagttgatccaaaaaagcacgaggttttattgaacgtttgcgcaaacgggcccccacctcaggcagtgaggagccctgagcggcagtctcacacaggttatataggcaacgaattagcatattcctaatgcgcatgcataggattggtcagttcagagggacaattagcataccggagaatgctgagggagagtgctgagggagagtgctgagggaacgtgctgagggagagtgctgagggagagtgcctagagactctctgaaggggagtggcagctctgctctgggcatgcctagaggttctctgaaggggattgacttttccttcccagagaacgtcctgcccgctggactctggggaacatctaacctcttaagaagcccctgatatctgcccaggcctagtttcttgtccctctcccccataagggtccttcattccctccttttctttttgcaaagattttaatcctaaaatctattggactggcctggggagagcctgcctcactggagggagggaactctgttcttgctggactgggttgggttccacgttaacaattgtggagcatggggattggaaaaacaatggggaaaggccaggaacatcataaatattaaacagtttttgaaagtcttagcttgagtgggttctgagtgcgctggagcttccatttggctggtctatccggatcctcggggccctggggaggtggtgctcacttcacgtgtgaggcgtggacccaagcagcgattccgtcgaccttgagagcggtgggagttgtcaacagcacagtgaaggggcctttccaccggggctctagagtcttagattggtgccttcggacatacacagcatcaccgatttggaaaggatgtgggatggttgtcgtctcgggttggtaggctgctgcaagaggtttccagacctggttctggatgatctggagcgctctcaaccgggcctgtaatttaggggcatcggcaacggagtcactggcaaggtcaagcaagcctgctactggtgggggccctccataaaggatttcgtatggtgtcagcccgcaatgagagggcgtgtttcggacccggaacaacaccatagggaggagttggaccgagtctttaacaccagtctccaacgctaatttggtcaaggtctctttaattgttctgttcattctttctacctgtcctgaactttggggtctataggcacagtgcaatttccaatttatgcctaatgctttggccaccaactgacttacctgggagacaaacactgggccattgtcggacccgattaccttaggcaagccgaaccgggggaagatctcctctatgatcttcttgacgaccacccgggcggtttcccgttttgtggggaatgcctcagtccatccggagaaggtgtctacaaaaactagaagatacttattcccataactgcccggccttatctcagtgaaatcgacctcccagttgattcctggtcggtctcctcttaccctagctccctccgggagcttgaggtgtctggcatttaccttggcacacggaacacaggattcagtcacctgctggac belongs to Lepus europaeus isolate LE1 unplaced genomic scaffold, mLepTim1.pri SCAFFOLD_29, whole genome shotgun sequence and includes:
- the LOC133754839 gene encoding zinc finger protein 717-like, whose translation is MIAFEDLAVYFSLEEWQNMNNAQKTLYRDVMLETYSSLFSLGHCITKPDLIFKLERGAEPWMVEECLNQSLPVVMKRDDLIRINQESQDKNLNQDFMKNNKTSALKRVELRKTISLNSSHIPTLIVKKGTYSRLKPEEFTRCHTVYLYSGPDQLQDGDKFDNTKIPGNSLQFCEPFGQHDKIHIMKQPFGTTAQAKFFTRKMLCKSERVHMAENCNKSTVTFGKVTQIEKAIHENPSLNMYQQTHTGKKFYKYISYVEPVIHQSHLAINQRLNTRGKFSTCKPCENSLSFNSPYECNGHKSDLIIHQQIHTGEKPHKCNDCGKAFGRKSHLIIHQRIHTGEKPHKCNDCGKAFGRKSHLIIHQRIHTGEKPHKCNDCGKAFGHKSYLLIHKRIHTGEKPHECNDCGKAFGHKSILMKHQQIHTGEKPHKCNDCGKAFGRKSHLIIHQRIHTGEKPHKCNDCGKAFGHKSVLVTHQRIHMGQKPHKCNDCGKVFGQKSHLIIHQQIHTGEKPHKCNDCGKAFGHKSYLLIHQRIHTGEKPYKCNDCGKAFGRKSYLIIHQRIHTGEKPHKCNDCGKAFGHKSNLMKHQRIHTGEKPHKCNDC